In the genome of Rhodoferax sp. BAB1, one region contains:
- a CDS encoding PleD family two-component system response regulator, protein MSTQESPLKVLVIDDSNTIRRSAEIFLKQGGHEVMLAEDGFDALAKVNDYQPNLIFCDILMPRLDGYQTCAIIKRNAKFTSVPVVMLSSKDGVFDKARGRMVGAQDYLTKPFTKDQLLQAVQQFGIVSQGVN, encoded by the coding sequence GTGAGCACTCAAGAATCGCCCCTCAAGGTCCTCGTGATCGATGACAGCAACACCATCCGCCGCAGTGCCGAGATTTTTCTCAAGCAGGGCGGGCATGAGGTGATGCTGGCCGAAGACGGCTTCGATGCCCTGGCCAAGGTCAACGACTACCAGCCCAACCTGATTTTCTGCGACATCCTGATGCCGCGCCTCGATGGTTACCAGACCTGCGCCATCATCAAGCGCAATGCCAAGTTCACCTCGGTGCCGGTGGTCATGCTGTCGTCCAAGGACGGGGTGTTCGACAAGGCGCGCGGTCGCATGGTGGGGGCCCAGGACTACCTGACCAAACCGTTTACCAAAGACCAGCTGTTGCAGGCCGTGCAGCAGTTTGGCATAGTCTCGCAAGGAGTGAATTGA
- a CDS encoding chemotaxis protein CheW, with product MANREALRDLQSRLASRLQAAKAEGLSISWLAVRAGGLDYLLPLAQSGEIFPLPAVQAVPYSQPWFLGVVNLRGGLYGVVDLASYIAGKAPVRTEQYWAEASVVTLNAALEINCSLLIDSLAGLRHVGAFSGSEPPPEGAPPYFGNRYVDADGSRWQEINLQQLSQMSEFLSISA from the coding sequence ATGGCCAATCGCGAAGCTCTAAGGGACCTGCAGTCACGACTTGCCAGCCGCTTGCAAGCGGCCAAGGCCGAAGGTCTCTCCATTTCGTGGCTGGCGGTGCGTGCGGGGGGGCTGGATTACCTGCTGCCCCTAGCCCAGTCGGGTGAGATTTTCCCTCTGCCTGCGGTGCAGGCGGTGCCCTACTCGCAGCCATGGTTTCTGGGGGTCGTCAACTTGCGTGGCGGCCTGTATGGCGTGGTGGACCTGGCGTCCTACATTGCCGGTAAGGCGCCGGTGCGCACGGAGCAGTACTGGGCCGAGGCCAGTGTGGTCACGCTCAATGCCGCCCTGGAGATCAATTGCTCCTTGCTGATCGATTCCCTGGCGGGCCTGCGCCATGTCGGGGCGTTCTCGGGTTCCGAGCCGCCGCCCGAAGGCGCGCCTCCCTATTTCGGTAACCGTTACGTCGATGCTGACGGCAGCCGCTGGCAGGAGATCAACCTCCAGCAACTGTCGCAGATGAGCGAGTTTTTGAGCATCAGTGCCTGA
- the purH gene encoding bifunctional phosphoribosylaminoimidazolecarboxamide formyltransferase/IMP cyclohydrolase, whose product MNALLSVSDKTGIVEFAQALHALGIKLISTGGTAKLLAEAKLPVTEVAEVTGFPEMLDGRVKTLHPLVHGGLLARRDLPEHMAALKAHQIDTIDLLVVNLYPFEATVAKPGCTLEDAIENIDIGGPAMVRSAAKNWKDVGVLTDASQYPAVLDELKKNGKVSDKLRFALSVAAFNRIANYDAAISNYLSAINEDGTHAAFSAQANSNMVKLQDLRYGENPHQSAAFYRDLYPAPGSLVTARQLQGKELSYNNIADGDAAWECVKSFEVPACVIVKHANPCGVAMGKDALEAYSKAFQTDPTSAFGGIIAFNRTVDLAAAQAVSKQFVEVLMAPAYTPEALELFKVKANVRVLQISLDGVKRDGKTAWERGQNSHDVKRVGSGLLIQTADNHELQRSDLKVVTKKAPTPQQLEDLLFAWKVGKFVKSNAIVFCKDGMTMGVGAGQMSRLDSARIASIKAQHANLSLQGTVVASDAFFPFRDGLDVVVDAGATCVIQPGGSMRDQEVIDAADERGVAMVFSGIRHFRH is encoded by the coding sequence ATGAACGCACTCCTCTCCGTTTCCGACAAGACCGGCATCGTCGAATTCGCCCAGGCCCTGCATGCGCTGGGCATCAAGCTGATCTCCACCGGCGGCACCGCCAAGCTGCTGGCCGAGGCCAAACTGCCCGTGACCGAGGTGGCCGAGGTGACCGGTTTCCCCGAGATGCTGGACGGCCGGGTCAAGACCCTGCACCCGCTGGTGCACGGCGGCCTGCTGGCCCGGCGCGACCTGCCCGAGCACATGGCCGCGCTCAAGGCGCACCAGATCGACACCATCGACCTGCTGGTGGTCAATCTCTACCCCTTCGAAGCCACGGTGGCCAAGCCCGGCTGCACGCTGGAGGACGCGATCGAGAACATCGACATCGGTGGCCCGGCCATGGTGCGCAGCGCGGCCAAAAACTGGAAGGACGTGGGTGTGCTGACCGACGCTTCGCAGTACCCGGCGGTGCTGGATGAACTGAAGAAAAACGGCAAGGTGTCCGACAAGCTGCGCTTCGCGCTGTCGGTGGCGGCCTTCAACCGCATTGCCAACTACGACGCGGCCATCAGCAACTATCTGTCGGCGATCAACGAGGACGGTACGCACGCCGCCTTCTCGGCCCAGGCCAACAGCAATATGGTCAAGCTGCAGGACCTGCGTTACGGCGAGAACCCGCACCAGTCGGCCGCCTTCTACCGCGACCTCTATCCGGCGCCGGGTTCACTGGTGACGGCCAGGCAGTTGCAGGGCAAGGAGCTGAGCTACAACAATATCGCGGACGGCGACGCGGCCTGGGAGTGCGTGAAGAGCTTCGAGGTGCCGGCCTGCGTAATCGTCAAGCATGCCAACCCCTGCGGCGTCGCCATGGGCAAGGACGCGCTGGAGGCCTACAGCAAGGCCTTCCAGACCGATCCGACCTCGGCCTTCGGCGGCATCATCGCCTTCAACCGCACGGTGGACCTTGCAGCCGCCCAAGCAGTGAGCAAGCAGTTTGTCGAGGTGCTGATGGCGCCAGCTTACACGCCCGAGGCGCTGGAACTCTTCAAGGTCAAGGCCAATGTGCGTGTGCTGCAGATCTCCCTGGACGGCGTGAAGCGCGACGGCAAGACGGCCTGGGAGCGCGGACAGAACTCGCACGACGTCAAGCGCGTGGGCTCGGGCCTGCTGATCCAGACCGCCGACAACCACGAGCTGCAGCGCAGCGACCTGAAAGTGGTCACAAAGAAGGCGCCAACACCGCAGCAACTCGAAGACCTGCTCTTCGCCTGGAAGGTGGGCAAGTTCGTCAAGAGCAATGCCATCGTCTTCTGCAAGGACGGCATGACCATGGGCGTGGGCGCCGGCCAGATGAGCCGCCTGGACTCGGCGCGCATTGCCAGCATCAAGGCCCAGCACGCCAATCTGTCGCTGCAGGGCACGGTGGTGGCCAGCGACGCCTTCTTCCCCTTCCGCGACGGCCTGGATGTGGTGGTGGATGCCGGTGCGACCTGCGTGATCCAGCCCGGTGGCTCCATGCGTGACCAGGAAGTCATCGATGCGGCCGACGAGCGCGGCGTGGCCATGGTGTTCAGTGGGATCCGGCATTTCCGCCACTGA
- a CDS encoding tripartite tricarboxylate transporter substrate binding protein — protein MQINKREFLGLGAALVLPAWAQGKPLFETLNMFVPAAPGGGWDGTARAIERAAKAAGLVGNMAFENVGGAGGMVGLPRYVNQRKGMGNSLMVGGSVMVGAAIANKSPVTMRNVTPIARLTEEAGVVAVPAGGKIKTWKDLEAAIKANPKAVSVAGGSAGGTDHVLLGLIIKALGRNPRDAAYVAFAGGGPANAALLGGQVVAGISGYSEFEEQIKAGRLLPLAVSGNRRIPGVEVPTLTELGVRVTAANWRGVFAPPGINPAQRDALVEFMSRVHASEAWRKELETRKWTDVFLAAQAFEREIEANIRDTEEVMKDLGLA, from the coding sequence ATGCAAATCAACAAGCGTGAGTTTCTGGGCCTGGGCGCCGCCCTGGTGTTGCCGGCCTGGGCACAGGGCAAGCCCCTGTTCGAGACCCTGAACATGTTCGTGCCGGCCGCGCCCGGCGGCGGCTGGGATGGCACAGCGCGCGCCATCGAACGCGCGGCCAAGGCTGCCGGCCTGGTGGGCAATATGGCCTTCGAGAACGTGGGCGGCGCCGGGGGCATGGTGGGCCTGCCCCGCTACGTGAACCAGCGCAAGGGCATGGGCAACAGCCTGATGGTGGGCGGCTCGGTGATGGTGGGCGCGGCGATTGCGAACAAGAGCCCGGTGACCATGCGCAACGTGACACCGATTGCGCGCCTGACCGAGGAGGCCGGTGTGGTGGCCGTGCCGGCCGGCGGCAAGATCAAGACCTGGAAGGACCTGGAAGCGGCGATCAAGGCCAATCCCAAGGCGGTGTCCGTGGCCGGCGGCAGCGCCGGCGGCACCGACCACGTGCTGCTCGGGCTGATCATCAAGGCGCTGGGGCGCAACCCGCGCGACGCGGCCTACGTGGCCTTCGCCGGCGGTGGCCCGGCCAATGCGGCGCTGCTGGGTGGGCAGGTGGTGGCGGGGATTTCCGGTTATTCGGAGTTCGAGGAGCAGATCAAGGCGGGCCGCCTGCTGCCCCTGGCGGTTTCGGGCAACCGCCGCATCCCCGGCGTGGAGGTACCCACCCTGACCGAACTGGGCGTGCGGGTCACCGCGGCCAACTGGCGCGGGGTGTTCGCGCCCCCGGGCATCAACCCGGCCCAGCGTGATGCCCTGGTGGAATTCATGAGCAGGGTGCATGCCTCCGAGGCCTGGCGCAAGGAACTGGAGACGCGCAAGTGGACCGATGTGTTCCTGGCGGCCCAGGCCTTCGAACGCGAAATCGAGGCGAACATCCGTGACACCGAAGAAGTCATGAAGGACCTGGGGCTGGCATGA
- a CDS encoding Fis family transcriptional regulator has product MSKKQIEECVRTSLEGYFKDLRGTEPDGMYEMLVRIVEKPLLEVVMQQAEHNQSRAALWLGLNRNTLRKKLVEHKLLK; this is encoded by the coding sequence ATGAGCAAAAAACAGATCGAAGAATGCGTGCGTACCAGCCTGGAAGGCTATTTCAAGGATTTGCGCGGCACCGAGCCCGACGGCATGTACGAGATGCTGGTGCGCATCGTCGAAAAGCCGCTGCTGGAAGTGGTGATGCAGCAGGCGGAACACAACCAGTCGCGCGCTGCGCTCTGGCTGGGCCTGAACCGCAACACCCTGCGCAAGAAACTGGTCGAACACAAACTACTCAAGTAA
- the hemL gene encoding glutamate-1-semialdehyde 2,1-aminomutase has translation MTPSTDRNEILFERAKRVIPGGVNSPVRAFRAVGGTPRFVQRAQGAYFWDANNRRYIDYIGSWGPMILGHGHPAVVEAVQKAVTEGFSFGAPTEREIELAEEILKFVPSMEMVRLVSSGTEAGMSAIRLARGATGRSKIIKFEGCYHGHADALLVKAGSGLATFGNPTSAGVPAEVVQHTLVLEYNNVQQLEEAFALHGKELACLMIEPIAGNMNFVRASVPFMQRCRELCTQHGALLVFDEVMTGFRVALGSAQSVYAQAIPGFKPDITVLGKVIGGGMPLAAFGGPRALMEQMAPLGPVYQAGTLSGNPVATACGLATLREISKPGFFEALSRKTRSLVEGLKTAAAAEGVAFSADCQGGMFGFFLMSELPQNYATVMKTDNARFNTLFHGLLDRGVYIAPALYEAGFVSAAHSEEDIAVTVAAAREVFKLLAK, from the coding sequence ATGACACCCAGCACTGACCGTAACGAGATCCTGTTCGAGCGCGCCAAGCGCGTCATTCCCGGCGGCGTGAACTCGCCTGTACGCGCCTTCCGCGCTGTCGGCGGCACCCCCCGTTTTGTCCAGCGCGCGCAAGGCGCCTATTTCTGGGACGCCAACAACCGCCGTTACATCGACTACATCGGTTCCTGGGGCCCGATGATCCTGGGACATGGTCACCCGGCTGTGGTCGAAGCCGTGCAGAAGGCCGTGACCGAAGGCTTTTCCTTCGGCGCCCCGACCGAGCGCGAGATCGAGCTGGCCGAAGAGATCCTGAAATTCGTGCCCTCCATGGAGATGGTGCGCCTGGTCAGTTCGGGCACCGAGGCTGGCATGAGCGCCATCCGCCTGGCGCGCGGCGCCACCGGGCGCAGCAAGATCATCAAGTTCGAGGGCTGCTACCACGGCCACGCCGACGCCCTGCTGGTCAAGGCCGGCTCGGGCCTGGCCACCTTCGGCAACCCCACCAGCGCCGGCGTGCCGGCCGAGGTGGTGCAGCACACCCTGGTGCTCGAGTACAACAACGTGCAGCAGCTCGAGGAAGCCTTCGCCCTGCACGGCAAGGAACTCGCCTGCCTGATGATCGAGCCCATCGCCGGCAACATGAACTTCGTGCGCGCCTCGGTGCCCTTCATGCAGCGCTGCCGTGAACTCTGCACGCAACACGGCGCCCTGCTGGTGTTCGACGAGGTCATGACGGGTTTCCGCGTGGCCCTGGGCAGCGCGCAAAGTGTCTACGCCCAGGCCATCCCGGGCTTCAAGCCGGACATCACGGTACTGGGCAAGGTCATCGGCGGCGGCATGCCGCTGGCGGCCTTCGGCGGGCCGCGCGCCCTCATGGAGCAGATGGCCCCGCTGGGCCCGGTCTACCAGGCCGGCACGCTCTCCGGCAACCCGGTGGCCACGGCCTGCGGCCTGGCGACCCTGCGCGAGATCAGCAAGCCGGGCTTCTTCGAGGCCCTGTCACGCAAGACGCGTTCGCTGGTCGAGGGATTGAAAACCGCCGCGGCAGCCGAAGGCGTGGCTTTCAGCGCCGACTGCCAGGGCGGCATGTTCGGCTTCTTCCTGATGTCCGAGCTGCCGCAGAACTACGCCACGGTCATGAAGACCGACAACGCCCGCTTCAACACCCTGTTTCACGGTCTGCTGGACCGTGGCGTCTACATCGCCCCGGCCCTCTATGAAGCAGGTTTCGTGAGTGCCGCGCACAGCGAAGAAGATATCGCCGTGACCGTAGCTGCCGCCCGCGAAGTCTTCAAGCTGCTGGCGAAATAG
- the dusB gene encoding tRNA dihydrouridine synthase DusB, with product MHIGSFELPNTLFVAPMAGVTDRPFRSLCKALGAGYAVSEMVTSRKDLWNTLKTSRRANHEGEAGPIAVQIAGTDAPMMAEAAAYNIDRGAQIIDINMGCPAKKVCNKWAGSALMQDEVLALEIVEAVVAACAPRNVPVTLKMRTGWCQTEKNALTIARAAESAGVQMVTVHGRTREQGYKGAAEYDTIAAVKAALRIPVVANGDIHSPEKALAVLRATGADALMIGRAAQGRPWIFREIGHYLATGEHLAPPLVVEVRRLLLEHLEDHYALYGEYTGVRSARKHIGWYLKALPGGEAFRARMNTLEDSQAQVQAVAEFFDELGTHMDRMPAAVADAFENRDEEQMELAA from the coding sequence ATGCACATCGGTTCCTTCGAACTGCCGAACACCCTGTTCGTGGCCCCGATGGCGGGCGTGACGGACCGGCCCTTCCGCAGCCTGTGCAAGGCGCTGGGCGCGGGATATGCGGTCAGCGAGATGGTGACCTCGCGCAAGGACCTGTGGAACACCCTCAAGACCTCGCGCCGCGCCAACCACGAGGGCGAAGCCGGGCCGATCGCCGTGCAGATCGCCGGGACCGACGCTCCCATGATGGCCGAGGCCGCCGCCTACAACATCGACCGCGGTGCCCAGATCATCGACATCAATATGGGCTGCCCGGCCAAGAAGGTCTGCAACAAGTGGGCCGGCTCGGCCCTGATGCAGGACGAGGTGCTGGCGCTGGAGATCGTCGAGGCCGTGGTGGCCGCCTGCGCACCGCGCAATGTGCCGGTGACGCTGAAGATGCGTACGGGCTGGTGCCAGACCGAAAAGAACGCCTTGACCATCGCGCGCGCGGCCGAGAGCGCCGGCGTCCAGATGGTCACGGTGCACGGCCGCACCCGCGAGCAGGGTTACAAGGGCGCGGCCGAGTACGACACCATCGCTGCCGTCAAGGCCGCTCTGCGTATCCCGGTCGTGGCCAACGGCGATATCCACTCGCCCGAAAAGGCCCTGGCCGTGCTGCGCGCTACCGGTGCCGACGCGCTGATGATCGGCCGTGCTGCCCAGGGCCGGCCCTGGATCTTTCGCGAGATCGGCCACTACCTCGCCACGGGAGAGCACCTGGCCCCGCCACTGGTGGTCGAGGTCCGGCGTCTGCTGCTCGAGCATCTGGAAGACCATTACGCGCTCTACGGCGAATACACGGGCGTGCGCAGCGCGCGCAAGCACATAGGCTGGTACCTCAAGGCCTTGCCGGGTGGCGAGGCTTTCCGTGCCCGCATGAACACGCTGGAAGACAGCCAGGCCCAGGTGCAGGCCGTGGCGGAATTTTTTGACGAACTGGGCACGCACATGGACCGCATGCCCGCGGCCGTGGCGGATGCCTTTGAAAACAGGGATGAAGAGCAGATGGAGCTTGCCGCATGA
- a CDS encoding rubredoxin, whose translation MCLICGWIYDEAAGDPEHGIAPGTVWADVPMNWTCPECGARKEDFEMVQI comes from the coding sequence ATGTGTCTGATCTGTGGCTGGATCTATGATGAGGCGGCTGGCGATCCGGAGCACGGCATTGCGCCGGGAACCGTTTGGGCAGATGTGCCCATGAACTGGACCTGTCCTGAATGCGGTGCGCGCAAGGAAGATTTCGAAATGGTCCAGATCTGA
- a CDS encoding tripartite tricarboxylate transporter TctB family protein: MTPLRLAVLLLAIAAAAIWQVSVIPQSLMQMTVGPVLAPAVVVGGLAVLALLYGVSAWRGRQVDESHVPGQEPLPGSQRRLASLLGGGVAFMALVAPLGFVLPATLCGMGVARAFDAPLGLKSAGVCGAIATVFWLVFAQLLGIGLGPALRWPF; this comes from the coding sequence ATGACGCCCTTGCGCCTGGCCGTCCTGCTGCTGGCTATCGCTGCTGCTGCCATCTGGCAGGTGTCGGTCATTCCCCAATCCCTCATGCAGATGACGGTCGGGCCCGTGCTGGCCCCGGCCGTGGTGGTGGGGGGGCTGGCCGTGCTGGCCCTGCTCTACGGCGTGAGCGCCTGGCGTGGGCGCCAGGTCGACGAGAGCCACGTGCCCGGGCAGGAGCCCCTGCCGGGGAGCCAGCGGCGATTGGCCAGCCTGCTGGGCGGTGGCGTCGCCTTCATGGCGCTGGTGGCGCCGCTGGGCTTCGTGCTGCCGGCCACCCTGTGCGGCATGGGCGTGGCGCGAGCCTTTGATGCCCCGCTGGGCCTGAAGTCGGCGGGGGTTTGCGGCGCCATCGCCACCGTGTTCTGGCTGGTGTTTGCGCAGTTGCTGGGCATCGGCCTGGGGCCGGCGCTGCGCTGGCCTTTCTGA
- a CDS encoding PleD family two-component system response regulator, with protein MPIRKVLIVDDSKTELMFLTDLLQKNGMAVKTAEDADDAFRRLAEDKPDLILMDVVMPGQNGFQLTRAINRTPEYAEIPIIICTSKNLETDRVWGMRQGARDYVTKPVDEAELLGKIKALG; from the coding sequence ATGCCGATACGCAAAGTTTTGATCGTGGACGATTCCAAGACGGAATTGATGTTTCTGACGGATTTGCTCCAGAAAAACGGGATGGCCGTGAAGACTGCCGAGGATGCCGACGATGCTTTCCGGCGCCTGGCCGAAGACAAGCCCGACCTGATCCTCATGGACGTGGTCATGCCGGGGCAGAACGGCTTCCAGCTCACGCGCGCCATCAACCGCACGCCCGAGTACGCCGAGATCCCGATCATCATCTGCACCAGCAAGAACCTGGAAACCGACCGTGTCTGGGGCATGCGCCAGGGCGCGCGCGACTACGTGACCAAGCCGGTGGACGAAGCCGAATTGCTGGGCAAGATCAAGGCACTGGGCTGA
- a CDS encoding bifunctional hydroxymethylpyrimidine kinase/phosphomethylpyrimidine kinase codes for MQTPAPEETAHDPSQPPCVLVFNANDPSGAGGLSGDVSAIASAGAHALPVITGTYARDTAETFDHFPFDEEVVAEQARCLLEDVTVQAIKVGFAGTPENLSAIAEIATDYPDIPLIAYMPNLSWWNEVQIDLYLDAFQELVLPQTTVLVGNHSTLWRWLLPDWEGERSPSARDIARAAGEYGVPYTLVTGIPAPEQHIDNVLTSPQSVLTSEKFERFEAVFSGAGDTLTATLTALIASGCDLTEAFTEALGYLDHCLDGGFRPGMGHVIPDRLFWAQADLDDSDPSEDEPQSPASPLELPPHDTQH; via the coding sequence ATGCAAACCCCAGCCCCCGAGGAAACCGCGCACGATCCGAGCCAGCCGCCGTGCGTGCTGGTATTCAATGCCAACGACCCCAGCGGCGCCGGCGGATTGTCTGGCGACGTGTCTGCCATCGCCTCGGCCGGCGCGCATGCCTTGCCCGTCATCACCGGCACCTACGCGCGTGATACCGCAGAAACTTTCGACCACTTTCCCTTCGACGAAGAGGTGGTAGCCGAGCAGGCGCGTTGCCTGCTGGAAGACGTCACCGTGCAGGCCATCAAGGTCGGGTTTGCCGGCACGCCGGAGAATCTCAGCGCCATCGCCGAGATCGCCACCGACTACCCGGACATCCCGCTGATCGCCTACATGCCCAACCTGTCCTGGTGGAACGAGGTGCAGATCGACCTCTACCTGGACGCCTTTCAGGAACTGGTTTTGCCCCAGACCACAGTGTTGGTCGGAAACCACAGCACCCTCTGGCGCTGGCTGCTGCCCGACTGGGAAGGCGAGCGCAGCCCGAGCGCTCGCGACATCGCCCGCGCCGCCGGCGAGTACGGAGTGCCTTACACCCTGGTGACCGGCATCCCTGCCCCCGAACAGCACATCGACAATGTGCTGACCTCGCCGCAATCCGTGCTGACCAGCGAGAAGTTCGAGCGCTTTGAAGCGGTGTTCTCCGGTGCCGGCGACACCCTGACGGCCACACTCACCGCCCTCATCGCCAGCGGCTGCGACCTGACGGAAGCCTTCACCGAGGCACTGGGCTATCTGGACCACTGCCTGGACGGCGGCTTTCGCCCCGGCATGGGTCACGTGATCCCGGACCGCCTGTTCTGGGCCCAGGCCGACCTTGACGACAGCGACCCTTCCGAAGATGAGCCGCAGAGCCCTGCCTCCCCACTGGAACTGCCCCCCCATGACACCCAGCACTGA
- a CDS encoding YqaA family protein has protein sequence MESWIAHLLELLALPQYGLVTLFLIAFVSATLLPLGSEPALFGLLKLNPELFWPAILVATAGNTLGGAVSWAMGWESHKLIDKYRHSDTHLRALDWLERIGPRACLLSWLPLIGDPLCAVAGWLRLPFWPCLLYMAIGKLARYLTMTVALLWLFPGGFSF, from the coding sequence ATGGAGTCCTGGATCGCCCATCTGCTGGAGCTATTGGCCCTGCCCCAGTACGGGCTGGTCACACTGTTCCTCATCGCCTTCGTCTCGGCCACCCTGCTGCCGCTGGGTTCGGAGCCGGCGCTGTTCGGCCTGCTCAAGCTCAACCCGGAATTGTTCTGGCCGGCCATCCTGGTCGCAACCGCCGGCAACACCCTGGGCGGCGCCGTCAGCTGGGCCATGGGCTGGGAATCCCACAAGCTGATCGACAAGTACAGACACTCGGACACCCACTTGCGCGCGCTCGACTGGCTGGAACGCATCGGCCCCAGGGCCTGCCTGCTGAGCTGGCTGCCCCTGATCGGCGACCCGCTGTGCGCGGTGGCTGGCTGGCTGCGCCTGCCCTTCTGGCCCTGCCTGCTCTACATGGCCATCGGCAAGCTGGCGCGTTACCTCACGATGACGGTGGCGCTGCTCTGGCTCTTTCCGGGCGGCTTCAGCTTCTAG
- a CDS encoding tripartite tricarboxylate transporter permease — MEAFNALLAGFGSALQPMTLMWGFAGCLLGTLVGVLPGISPALTIALLLPLTYQVPATSMFVMFAGIYYGAAYGGSTTSILLNTPGESGAVVTALEGNKMARRGRAGQALATAAIGSFVAGTIGTVALTFFAPWVVEAALAFGPAEYFSLMVLSLVAVSAVLGSSVLRGLLSLCAGLLCGLVGIDLQTGQPRFTFGRAELLDGLEVTVVAVGLFAVGEALYLAWQGRESRSGEVMKMSGSLWLSKQDWARSWKPWIRGSLFGFPIGALPAGGAELPTMLSYYTEKKLSKHPEEFGHGAIEGVAGPEAANNAAAAGVLMPLLTLGIPTSATAAIMLSAFEGYGIQTGPQLFSQQGALVWTLIASLYIGNVILLVLNLPLVHLWVRLLKIPPPWLYAGIIVISTAGVYGAGNSVFNVGLLFFFGLIGFVMRRFDFPAAPLIVGMILAPMAEQSMRQALTISQGDWFTFFTRPLSGSLMAVAMLLLVLPPLVRRYRRRALA, encoded by the coding sequence ATGGAAGCTTTCAACGCCCTGCTGGCCGGTTTCGGCAGCGCCCTGCAACCGATGACCCTCATGTGGGGCTTCGCGGGCTGCCTGCTCGGCACCCTGGTGGGGGTGCTGCCGGGCATCAGCCCGGCGCTGACCATCGCCCTGCTGCTGCCCCTGACCTACCAGGTGCCGGCCACCAGCATGTTCGTGATGTTCGCCGGCATCTACTACGGGGCGGCCTACGGCGGCTCCACCACCTCCATCCTGCTCAACACGCCGGGCGAGTCGGGTGCGGTGGTGACGGCGCTCGAAGGCAACAAGATGGCGCGGCGTGGCCGCGCCGGCCAGGCCCTGGCGACGGCGGCCATCGGCAGCTTCGTGGCGGGCACCATCGGCACGGTGGCCCTGACCTTCTTTGCGCCCTGGGTGGTGGAGGCGGCGCTGGCCTTCGGGCCGGCGGAGTATTTCAGCCTGATGGTGCTGTCGCTGGTGGCGGTGTCGGCGGTGCTGGGCAGCTCGGTGCTGCGCGGCCTGCTGAGCCTGTGCGCGGGCCTGCTCTGCGGCCTGGTGGGCATCGACCTGCAGACGGGGCAGCCGCGCTTCACCTTCGGGCGCGCCGAGCTGCTTGATGGGCTGGAGGTGACGGTGGTGGCGGTGGGCCTGTTCGCGGTGGGCGAGGCCCTGTACCTGGCCTGGCAGGGGCGCGAGTCGCGCAGCGGCGAAGTGATGAAGATGTCGGGCAGCCTGTGGCTGAGCAAGCAGGATTGGGCGCGCTCCTGGAAACCGTGGATCCGCGGCTCGCTGTTCGGTTTTCCCATCGGCGCGCTGCCGGCGGGTGGCGCGGAGCTGCCCACCATGCTGTCCTACTACACCGAGAAAAAGCTCTCGAAGCACCCCGAGGAGTTCGGCCACGGCGCGATCGAAGGCGTAGCCGGGCCGGAGGCGGCCAACAATGCGGCGGCGGCCGGCGTGCTCATGCCCCTGCTCACGCTGGGCATCCCCACCTCGGCCACGGCGGCCATCATGCTGTCGGCCTTCGAAGGCTATGGCATCCAGACCGGGCCACAGCTGTTCAGCCAGCAGGGCGCCCTGGTGTGGACGCTGATCGCCAGCCTCTACATCGGCAACGTCATCCTGCTGGTGCTCAACCTGCCGCTGGTGCACCTGTGGGTTCGGCTGCTGAAGATCCCGCCGCCCTGGCTCTACGCCGGCATCATCGTGATCTCCACCGCCGGGGTCTATGGCGCGGGCAACTCGGTGTTCAACGTGGGCCTGCTGTTCTTCTTCGGCCTCATCGGTTTTGTCATGCGGCGTTTCGACTTCCCGGCGGCGCCCCTGATCGTGGGCATGATCCTGGCGCCCATGGCCGAGCAGTCCATGCGGCAGGCGCTGACCATCAGCCAGGGCGACTGGTTCACCTTCTTCACGCGTCCGCTGTCCGGCTCGCTGATGGCCGTGGCCATGCTGCTGCTGGTGTTGCCGCCGCTGGTCCGGCGCTACCGTCGCCGGGCACTGGCCTAG